The following coding sequences lie in one Sphingomonas sp. M1-B02 genomic window:
- a CDS encoding ferritin-like domain-containing protein → MATTYQGTSEGLKDLFIVALRNAHALEKQALSIMTPQVARIENYPEVAERLRAHIEETNGQLTRLDELLADLDTSGSALKDLGLSLTGSMAAITHSIAGDEILKNSFANYAFENFEIAAYKSLITLAEHGGFASATPALEQTLREEQAMAQWIDEALPMVTRRYADLYVTEGSSEAKV, encoded by the coding sequence ATGGCGACGACGTACCAGGGCACTTCCGAAGGTCTGAAGGACCTGTTCATCGTGGCGTTGCGAAATGCCCACGCGCTGGAGAAGCAGGCGCTTTCGATCATGACGCCCCAGGTGGCCCGGATCGAGAATTACCCCGAAGTGGCCGAGCGGCTCCGCGCGCATATCGAGGAAACCAACGGACAGCTGACCCGCCTGGACGAGTTGCTCGCCGACCTGGACACGAGCGGCTCCGCGCTGAAGGATCTCGGGCTGAGCCTGACCGGCAGCATGGCGGCGATCACCCACAGCATCGCAGGCGACGAAATCCTGAAGAACAGCTTCGCCAATTACGCGTTCGAGAATTTCGAGATCGCGGCCTATAAATCGCTGATTACCCTGGCTGAACATGGTGGTTTCGCAAGCGCGACACCTGCCCTTGAGCAGACCCTTCGCGAGGAGCAGGCCATGGCGCAGTGGATCGACGAGGCGCTGCCGATGGTCACGCGGCGCTATGCCGACCTCTATGTGACCGAGGGCTCTTCCGAAGCGAAGGTCTGA
- a CDS encoding alpha/beta fold hydrolase: MIFAWVVGLAAVAIGILAVSLYAPDKPRAALEASYAGNYRTVDGVRLRLRDTGPSDAPAIILLHGFGASLDTWEPWAKALSARYRVIRFDLPGFGLTGADPTGDYSDQREINILTGLMDQLRVDRAALVGNSLGGRIAWKFAAAHPARVTRLVLISPDGFASPGFDYDKPPNVPLMMQALPYVAPRAMLRSNLAAAYANAAALRETTVTRYRDLMLAPGVRRAMLERMGQTILLNPAPILARIEAPTLLLWGERDGMIPISNAADYLRHLADGELVRLPDLGHVPFEEDPVTSLPPLERFLSDKTP, translated from the coding sequence ATGATCTTTGCCTGGGTGGTGGGCCTGGCCGCGGTCGCTATCGGCATCCTGGCAGTATCGCTCTATGCCCCTGACAAACCCCGCGCTGCGCTTGAGGCATCATATGCCGGGAACTATCGCACGGTCGACGGCGTGCGCCTGCGCCTGCGTGATACGGGCCCGAGCGATGCGCCGGCGATAATATTGCTGCACGGTTTCGGCGCGAGCCTCGACACATGGGAGCCGTGGGCGAAGGCCCTGTCGGCGCGTTACCGTGTGATCCGGTTCGACCTGCCAGGCTTTGGACTTACCGGTGCCGATCCCACCGGCGACTATAGCGACCAACGCGAAATCAATATCCTCACAGGCCTGATGGACCAGCTGCGAGTCGACCGCGCAGCGCTTGTCGGCAATTCGCTGGGGGGACGCATCGCCTGGAAGTTCGCCGCCGCCCATCCCGCCAGGGTAACTCGGCTGGTATTGATTTCCCCGGACGGGTTCGCCAGCCCAGGCTTCGACTATGATAAGCCCCCCAATGTCCCGCTGATGATGCAGGCGCTACCCTACGTCGCGCCGCGCGCTATGCTAAGATCGAATCTAGCCGCCGCCTATGCGAATGCCGCGGCGTTGCGCGAAACGACCGTTACCCGCTATCGGGACCTGATGCTCGCGCCAGGCGTACGGCGCGCAATGCTGGAGCGTATGGGCCAGACAATCCTGCTCAATCCTGCCCCGATCCTCGCGCGCATTGAGGCACCGACTCTCCTGCTTTGGGGTGAGCGGGACGGCATGATCCCCATCAGCAACGCGGCCGATTATCTTCGGCACCTGGCTGATGGCGAGTTGGTGCGGCTGCCTGACCTCGGCCATGTGCCGTTCGAGGAAGACCCGGTCACATCTTTGCCGCCGTTAGAACGGTTCTTGTCCGATAAAACGCCGTAG
- a CDS encoding NAD(P)H-binding protein, which translates to MNTGTGTETAAALSAVERGRAFPPTLDVRRPGERRRVCLLGATGTIGSATAAALVRQGHDVVCLVRAGAGVGKSRTPAGSTGLFEGVTVKAVDPTDPTALARDGFTGERFDAVVSCMASRTGAPRDAWAIDHRAHLNVLEAAQEAGVGHFILLSANCVQKPLLAFQHAKLAFEAAIIDSGMRYSIVRRTAFFRSLSGQIERAREGRAFLIFGDGSLTACKPISDGDLGDYIAACLNEDSRWNRILPIGGPGDAITPRQQGEALFALLGRTPKFRSVPVCLLDVIAGGLAAFSRIAPSLAKKAELARIGRYYATESMLVLNRAIRQVRRGCYPFDRNRDLV; encoded by the coding sequence ATGAACACTGGGACGGGCACCGAGACAGCGGCGGCATTATCTGCAGTCGAACGGGGCCGCGCCTTCCCGCCAACGCTGGACGTGCGCAGGCCGGGGGAACGCCGACGCGTCTGTCTGCTGGGAGCGACCGGCACCATCGGTAGCGCAACTGCCGCCGCGCTCGTTCGGCAGGGACACGACGTAGTCTGTCTGGTCCGGGCCGGGGCTGGCGTCGGTAAATCACGAACGCCGGCAGGCTCCACCGGGCTGTTTGAAGGCGTCACCGTCAAGGCGGTCGACCCCACCGATCCCACCGCGCTGGCCCGCGACGGGTTTACCGGCGAGCGGTTCGATGCCGTGGTGTCGTGCATGGCATCGCGCACCGGAGCGCCTCGCGATGCTTGGGCGATTGATCATCGCGCCCATCTGAACGTGTTGGAGGCTGCGCAGGAGGCCGGTGTCGGCCACTTCATCCTGCTGTCTGCCAATTGCGTGCAAAAGCCGCTTCTTGCCTTTCAACATGCCAAATTGGCATTCGAGGCGGCGATCATCGATTCCGGCATGCGCTATTCGATCGTGCGACGCACTGCCTTTTTCAGATCGCTATCGGGCCAAATCGAACGTGCCCGCGAAGGCCGCGCCTTCCTGATCTTCGGCGATGGAAGTTTGACCGCTTGCAAACCTATCAGCGACGGCGATCTGGGGGACTACATCGCAGCGTGCCTGAACGAGGACAGCCGCTGGAACCGCATCCTGCCGATCGGTGGTCCGGGCGACGCCATCACTCCGCGGCAGCAGGGCGAAGCGCTGTTCGCGTTGCTCGGCCGCACGCCCAAGTTTCGCTCGGTTCCAGTTTGTCTGCTGGACGTGATTGCCGGGGGCCTCGCGGCATTTAGCCGAATTGCGCCATCGTTGGCCAAGAAGGCCGAGCTGGCCCGGATCGGCCGCTATTACGCCACTGAATCCATGCTCGTGCTGAATCGGGCAATCAGGCAGGTACGACGCGGCTGCTACCCCTTCGACCGGAACCGAGACCTTGTTTGA
- a CDS encoding PEPxxWA-CTERM sorting domain-containing protein, translated as MLMDMKVAKRIKSGLTGATALGLLAIANPAYAASLLQYNFSDNSGITATEAPSFVAANLTGVNFTRGSGLTPVSASDGFNSSGWSAFASNANDYLNFGFNVTTGYSAVVNQLAFTSSRSNTGPSNMAVFAAVDGGAFTQVSTFTQSTSDTSRILDFAPLTGASSIFFRIVATSAASAPGGTFRVENYTPSTNASPFSLNGNVSAIPVAVPSVPEPATWAMMLMGFGAIGAGMRRGKKQNVGPQFATA; from the coding sequence ATGTTGATGGATATGAAGGTTGCGAAGCGTATCAAATCTGGCCTCACTGGCGCGACCGCGCTCGGCCTGCTCGCCATTGCCAACCCCGCTTACGCGGCATCGCTGCTCCAGTATAATTTCAGCGACAATTCGGGGATCACCGCGACCGAAGCGCCATCGTTTGTCGCCGCGAACCTCACCGGGGTGAACTTCACGCGAGGCAGCGGCCTTACCCCGGTCAGCGCTTCGGACGGGTTTAATTCGTCTGGCTGGAGCGCGTTTGCGTCCAATGCCAATGACTATCTTAACTTCGGCTTCAACGTCACCACCGGCTATAGCGCCGTGGTCAATCAGCTCGCTTTCACGTCGTCTCGTTCGAACACTGGACCAAGTAACATGGCCGTCTTCGCAGCGGTGGACGGCGGCGCATTCACGCAAGTCTCGACCTTTACCCAAAGCACTTCGGATACGAGCCGCATCCTAGACTTCGCCCCCCTGACCGGCGCGTCGAGCATTTTTTTCCGCATCGTTGCGACCAGTGCCGCATCGGCCCCCGGCGGCACCTTCCGTGTTGAGAACTACACCCCCAGCACGAATGCCAGCCCGTTTTCGCTCAATGGAAATGTCTCGGCGATCCCGGTGGCCGTCCCGTCCGTGCCGGAACCGGCGACCTGGGCGATGATGCTAATGGGCTTCGGCGCAATCGGCGCTGGCATGCGTCGCGGCAAGAAACAGAATGTTGGCCCGCAGTTCGCCACCGCCTAA
- a CDS encoding alpha/beta fold hydrolase, with product MRRIGLFFALWLTGQAALAQRPPSPAQTRGPLPLPLVDRQVAVDGSRRLHIRCGGAGTPTVVLNAGLGGDADSWRGVQHQIAQSTRVCSWDRPGFGSSDESGASQDAAYTTSQLEKLLSAADVRPPYVIVGHSYGGYESVLFAHRNEKATRALVLLDPTYPHLDRIFLQAAPSIGRLYSDYLKGRIAVGRACLAAAAKEGCAGPPDKDPARRAAFLRSRLSIYESWQASAVQVGAVKALGRLPLFVLTAGVHSPTDGADPADEPKAEAAWNGMHQRYAKLSTVGVHRRVPGAGHMIHDDRPDIVVATIEEAIAVAREGAGPRGR from the coding sequence ATGCGGCGCATCGGTCTGTTCTTCGCACTGTGGCTCACCGGGCAAGCAGCGCTCGCTCAAAGGCCCCCGTCGCCTGCCCAAACGCGCGGTCCCTTGCCCCTGCCTCTGGTTGATCGTCAGGTCGCCGTGGACGGATCCCGGCGCCTGCACATCCGCTGCGGAGGAGCGGGCACCCCGACCGTCGTGCTCAATGCTGGCCTCGGCGGTGACGCCGACAGCTGGCGTGGCGTCCAGCATCAGATCGCGCAATCCACCCGGGTCTGCAGTTGGGACCGACCGGGCTTCGGATCAAGCGACGAAAGTGGTGCTTCGCAAGATGCCGCCTATACCACCTCTCAGCTTGAGAAATTGCTCTCCGCCGCCGACGTTCGACCGCCTTATGTGATTGTGGGACATTCCTACGGGGGTTATGAATCGGTGCTGTTTGCACACAGGAATGAGAAAGCGACCCGAGCACTGGTCCTCCTCGACCCGACCTATCCGCATCTCGACCGGATTTTCCTGCAGGCCGCCCCGTCTATCGGGCGCCTCTACAGCGATTATTTGAAGGGTCGGATCGCGGTCGGCCGTGCATGCCTCGCCGCGGCGGCGAAGGAGGGATGTGCAGGGCCGCCTGACAAGGACCCTGCCCGTCGCGCGGCCTTCCTCCGTAGCCGGCTATCCATATACGAGAGTTGGCAGGCCAGCGCTGTGCAGGTGGGGGCTGTAAAGGCATTAGGCCGGCTACCGCTGTTCGTGCTTACGGCAGGAGTGCATAGCCCGACCGATGGAGCAGATCCCGCGGACGAACCCAAGGCGGAGGCGGCTTGGAATGGAATGCATCAACGCTATGCGAAGCTCTCGACTGTCGGTGTGCACCGCCGCGTTCCGGGCGCCGGGCACATGATACACGACGATCGACCCGACATCGTGGTCGCTACCATCGAAGAAGCGATCGCGGTTGCAAGAGAGGGCGCTGGCCCCCGAGGACGTTGA
- a CDS encoding PEPxxWA-CTERM sorting domain-containing protein has product MQKAIITVLAACVMAVAVPSSAQVTTYNSNPTGGFQYGTGNNYTPANATVLTDGNNELAVRFHEYQNPASASTSGLYVFALGTDVSYDFSIGGATSGSNIRLTNLLTSAFVTYDPLCPISPLCFLNDNKVSAGGDIQNSQRLSFSQFSGLGFDANANNTYRLDLTAGGNTVTSFAQLGAGATVSAVPEPATWAMILVGFGAVGAGMRRGKKQNVGPQFAIA; this is encoded by the coding sequence ATGCAGAAGGCGATTATAACGGTTCTTGCCGCGTGCGTTATGGCTGTTGCTGTACCAAGTTCAGCGCAGGTGACGACCTACAATTCGAACCCAACCGGTGGGTTCCAATATGGAACGGGCAACAATTACACCCCTGCTAACGCGACGGTTCTGACGGATGGAAATAACGAACTGGCAGTTCGCTTCCACGAGTATCAAAATCCTGCGTCGGCCTCAACGAGCGGCCTCTACGTCTTCGCCCTCGGAACGGACGTAAGCTATGACTTCAGCATTGGCGGCGCTACTTCCGGGTCAAATATTCGACTCACCAACCTCCTGACGAGCGCTTTCGTAACGTACGACCCTCTCTGCCCGATCTCGCCGCTGTGCTTCCTTAATGACAACAAGGTAAGCGCTGGCGGCGACATTCAAAACAGTCAGCGTTTGAGCTTCTCACAGTTCTCCGGATTGGGCTTCGACGCGAACGCGAACAACACCTATCGTCTCGATCTCACGGCCGGCGGGAACACCGTCACAAGCTTCGCACAGCTCGGCGCGGGCGCGACCGTGTCGGCCGTTCCCGAGCCTGCCACTTGGGCGATGATTCTGGTGGGCTTCGGCGCAGTCGGCGCTGGCATGCGTCGCGGCAAGAAACAGAATGTTGGCCCGCAGTTCGCCATCGCCTAA
- a CDS encoding IS110 family transposase, with protein sequence MSEVSIIGLDIAKHFFQAHGVDASGHVLLRKKIARAKLLPFFAAQPRCRVALEACGRAHYWARELLKLGHDVRLIAPAYVKPFVKSQKNDAADAEAICEAAQRPSMRFVPVKTEEQQAAAMVFRGRDLLVRQQTQISNALRGHMAEYGWIAPKGLAHLEKLAALLADPSAVPQGVRSVCMLLLDSLATLDRQIAELDKEIVRRSREDAVARRLMTIPGIGPITATAILALAPPPGTFAKGRDFAAWVGLTPRQHSTGGKQKLGSISKMGERTLRRLLIIGSSAVVLQTSKRGAPKGSWLEQMMARKPRMLVTVALANKTARIIWALLMTNEDYRAPVAAA encoded by the coding sequence ATATCGGAAGTTAGCATAATTGGGTTGGATATCGCCAAGCATTTTTTTCAGGCGCACGGCGTAGATGCGTCGGGCCATGTGCTTCTTCGCAAGAAGATCGCGCGTGCGAAGTTACTGCCGTTTTTCGCTGCCCAGCCACGTTGTCGGGTCGCTCTCGAAGCGTGTGGCAGAGCGCATTACTGGGCGCGCGAGCTGCTCAAGCTGGGTCACGATGTGCGGTTGATTGCGCCGGCCTATGTGAAGCCGTTCGTAAAGAGCCAGAAGAACGATGCGGCCGATGCCGAGGCGATCTGCGAGGCAGCCCAGCGACCGAGCATGCGGTTCGTGCCAGTGAAGACGGAAGAGCAGCAGGCGGCAGCGATGGTGTTCCGTGGCCGTGATCTGCTGGTGCGGCAGCAAACTCAGATCAGCAATGCCCTGCGCGGTCACATGGCCGAGTATGGCTGGATCGCACCAAAGGGCCTGGCGCATCTGGAGAAGCTTGCCGCACTGCTCGCCGATCCGTCGGCTGTTCCCCAGGGCGTACGATCGGTCTGCATGCTTCTGCTCGATAGCTTGGCCACGCTCGACCGGCAGATCGCCGAGCTCGACAAAGAGATCGTGCGTCGTTCACGCGAAGATGCGGTTGCACGCCGGCTGATGACGATCCCGGGCATCGGCCCGATCACGGCGACCGCGATACTGGCGCTCGCGCCGCCGCCCGGCACGTTCGCCAAGGGGCGTGACTTTGCTGCCTGGGTCGGCCTCACACCGCGGCAGCACTCAACGGGCGGCAAGCAGAAGCTGGGTTCCATCTCCAAGATGGGCGAGCGCACGCTCAGGCGGCTGCTGATCATCGGCAGCAGCGCGGTGGTCCTGCAAACGAGCAAGCGGGGGGCGCCCAAAGGATCCTGGCTGGAGCAGATGATGGCGCGCAAGCCACGCATGCTTGTCACGGTGGCGCTCGCCAACAAGACGGCGCGTATCATCTGGGCGCTGCTGATGACGAACGAGGATTATAGAGCTCCGGTCGCGGCGGCGTAA
- a CDS encoding NAD(P)H-dependent flavin oxidoreductase: MPTSFIDRLGLSVPLIQAPMAGVSTPALAAAVSEQGALGSIGVGATDAAGARAMIIETRAQTNRAFNVNLFVHAIANADPAREAAWLDWLAPLFNEFGAKPPTVLRTVYKSFADDPDMLAMLLTLAPPVVSFHFGLPSTEIIAALRDRNILLMATATSLNEARAIEAAGIDAIVAQGIEAGGHRGVFDPLAPDDALGTIALTRLLVLKTRIPVVAAGGIMDGAGIASALDLGAVAAQLGTAFVACPESAADEAYRAALKGPGAYHTSLTSLISGRPARALANRFTGLAAAVSNSLPPDYPIAYDAGKALHAAAKAKGEHGFGAQWAGQGAPLARTTPAAELVQVLRAELQSCREAAREQPLSSSFNQDSERGSSG, from the coding sequence ATGCCGACTTCGTTCATCGACCGACTAGGGCTCTCGGTCCCGCTTATTCAGGCTCCAATGGCAGGAGTATCCACACCGGCACTAGCGGCTGCGGTGTCTGAACAAGGCGCCTTGGGCTCAATCGGCGTTGGAGCGACCGATGCCGCTGGCGCACGCGCCATGATCATTGAGACGCGAGCGCAAACCAACCGGGCGTTCAATGTAAACCTTTTCGTTCACGCCATCGCCAACGCGGACCCTGCCAGAGAAGCGGCCTGGCTCGACTGGCTTGCGCCGCTCTTTAACGAGTTCGGGGCCAAGCCGCCGACAGTGCTAAGAACCGTCTACAAGAGCTTCGCGGACGATCCTGACATGCTAGCGATGCTGCTGACATTGGCGCCGCCTGTGGTCAGCTTTCACTTTGGCCTGCCATCCACCGAGATCATAGCTGCCTTACGCGACCGGAACATCTTGTTGATGGCTACGGCCACTAGTCTCAACGAAGCCCGTGCGATCGAAGCAGCCGGCATTGATGCGATTGTGGCACAGGGGATTGAAGCTGGCGGCCATCGTGGTGTGTTCGATCCTCTCGCGCCCGACGACGCGCTTGGCACAATCGCGCTGACGCGCCTTCTAGTGCTTAAGACCAGGATTCCAGTCGTAGCGGCGGGAGGCATCATGGACGGCGCAGGGATCGCCTCCGCCCTGGATCTTGGCGCAGTTGCGGCGCAGCTTGGCACTGCCTTCGTTGCCTGTCCCGAGAGCGCAGCGGATGAAGCCTACCGTGCGGCGTTGAAGGGGCCAGGCGCCTACCACACCTCGCTAACATCGCTTATCTCGGGCCGACCGGCTCGGGCGCTCGCCAATCGGTTCACCGGACTGGCGGCTGCGGTTAGCAACAGTCTGCCTCCTGATTACCCCATCGCGTATGACGCAGGCAAAGCTCTGCATGCCGCCGCGAAGGCAAAGGGAGAGCATGGCTTCGGTGCGCAATGGGCCGGACAAGGCGCACCACTCGCGCGTACGACGCCCGCTGCCGAACTCGTTCAAGTGCTACGAGCCGAGCTGCAGAGCTGTCGAGAAGCGGCTCGAGAACAGCCGCTTTCCTCGTCATTCAACCAGGACAGCGAGCGGGGTTCCTCGGGCTGA
- a CDS encoding ATP-binding protein has product MAKPVDPQIAQDAAEKRIDHFRKGLGPFVVAADHTRMPMIFTDAQVERHPIVFANDSFLLLTGYSRDEILGKNIGCLLGFVTDKKTHSDIENALDRGADGIWEVECCRADGSEYLATVLTSPVLDREGVIRQNFLCFVEVAGRLDRLKAQRDEFNALYENAPGFIAVLRGDDHCFTFANASYERLVGRNKLVGHRVIEVLPDVARQGFIEILDRVYKSGEPYVGSKVPIQFPSEDGSPCVTKHVNFVYQPVRDGDGRISGVFVEGYDVTAEVLASNQLSFVEGKIAHASRVNAMGMMAATLAHELSQPLTTISNHAWASARRLEDLDPAHAAPLAEGLHAIEEAARRARNIIRNVREWTWRGETSKTEFNLKSAVEECVRLVRAGGCPTATIDDRISEELAVFADRLQIQQILINLLRNACDATDLVSSGRVTVDATLSEGLVILSVTDEGSGMSGAAAERIFEWVESSKEGGTGLGLSLCRAMVEAQKGKIWLARSDSSGSQFRFSVPAAVSRGRGTSAVVY; this is encoded by the coding sequence GTGGCAAAGCCCGTCGACCCCCAGATTGCGCAGGATGCTGCTGAGAAACGCATTGATCACTTCCGGAAAGGACTAGGTCCCTTCGTCGTAGCGGCGGATCATACCCGAATGCCGATGATCTTTACGGATGCGCAGGTCGAGCGGCACCCTATCGTATTTGCTAACGACAGCTTCCTTTTGCTGACAGGCTATAGTCGCGACGAAATACTTGGCAAGAACATTGGCTGCCTGCTCGGGTTCGTAACGGACAAAAAGACACACTCCGACATCGAAAATGCTCTCGACCGCGGCGCGGACGGAATTTGGGAAGTCGAGTGTTGCAGAGCGGATGGATCTGAGTACCTGGCTACAGTTCTGACGAGCCCCGTCCTGGATAGAGAAGGCGTAATTCGTCAGAACTTTCTGTGCTTCGTTGAGGTTGCGGGCCGCTTAGATCGGCTTAAGGCCCAGCGCGATGAATTTAATGCGCTCTATGAAAATGCCCCCGGCTTCATCGCTGTATTGCGAGGAGACGATCACTGTTTCACTTTCGCGAATGCATCATACGAACGTCTGGTCGGTCGCAATAAGCTAGTAGGACATAGAGTTATCGAGGTACTTCCAGATGTTGCACGCCAAGGTTTCATCGAAATTCTGGATCGGGTATACAAAAGCGGAGAGCCATACGTAGGAAGTAAAGTCCCGATTCAATTTCCATCGGAGGATGGCTCTCCTTGTGTGACTAAGCATGTGAACTTTGTATATCAGCCTGTCCGCGACGGTGACGGGCGGATCAGCGGAGTGTTTGTTGAAGGCTATGACGTGACGGCGGAGGTTTTGGCCTCGAACCAACTTTCTTTTGTGGAAGGAAAGATCGCTCACGCCTCGCGGGTCAATGCCATGGGCATGATGGCCGCAACACTCGCGCACGAACTTAGCCAGCCCCTCACGACAATCTCAAACCATGCCTGGGCAAGCGCCCGTCGCCTTGAAGATTTGGATCCCGCGCATGCCGCCCCGCTGGCTGAAGGATTGCACGCGATCGAGGAGGCGGCCAGGCGTGCGAGGAATATCATCCGGAACGTGAGAGAATGGACATGGCGAGGTGAGACGTCAAAAACCGAGTTCAACTTGAAGTCTGCCGTAGAAGAGTGCGTGCGGCTCGTGCGTGCCGGCGGCTGCCCTACCGCTACTATCGACGATCGCATTTCTGAAGAGCTGGCAGTGTTTGCGGATCGGCTTCAGATTCAGCAGATCCTAATCAACCTATTGCGAAACGCCTGCGACGCGACCGATCTAGTTTCGAGCGGTCGAGTAACGGTTGATGCGACACTCAGTGAGGGGCTCGTAATCCTTAGCGTTACGGATGAGGGCTCTGGAATGTCTGGGGCCGCAGCAGAACGCATTTTTGAGTGGGTAGAATCATCTAAGGAGGGCGGGACCGGATTGGGACTCTCGCTTTGCCGCGCCATGGTGGAAGCACAAAAGGGCAAGATCTGGCTCGCAAGAAGCGACTCGTCAGGTTCGCAGTTCCGCTTCTCGGTGCCCGCTGCAGTATCGCGAGGCCGCGGTACCTCAGCCGTTGTGTATTGA
- a CDS encoding response regulator: MIGLLAGRRMLIVEDEMLVLMHIEAALAELGCSTVLAAANVDQAVGLLSKHNFDLAILDVNLGGEKSYPVADALAKRSIPFAFSTGCGDHGDRTDFEERPVLRKPYVQARLKAVVTQLLTGT; the protein is encoded by the coding sequence ATGATCGGCCTGCTCGCTGGCAGAAGAATGCTCATCGTGGAGGATGAGATGCTTGTCTTGATGCACATCGAGGCCGCGCTCGCTGAACTCGGCTGCTCCACAGTCCTAGCAGCGGCGAACGTAGATCAGGCCGTTGGGCTTCTCTCCAAACACAATTTCGACCTCGCTATACTCGACGTGAACTTGGGTGGAGAGAAAAGTTACCCGGTCGCCGACGCTCTAGCGAAGCGTAGCATTCCCTTTGCATTCTCCACAGGCTGCGGTGACCATGGTGACCGCACCGACTTCGAAGAGCGTCCAGTTCTGCGCAAGCCTTACGTGCAGGCCCGTCTTAAGGCCGTAGTGACACAGTTGCTAACCGGTACTTAG
- a CDS encoding HWE histidine kinase domain-containing protein: MEQRKSQELSLSEIDAFRDQLGPFVVAAEKTRMPMIFTEVNHDHKILFANDAFLTLTGYRRDQALGKSFHSLLALESRTKTRSLVEAAFRGECDSDPEIHYRRENGSEFWASMFVSPVCDGQGHPIQNFVSLIDLTTHRRMIDELNHRVKNTLSTVQSIISQAVRDLPEADAVRASIESRVLALSRSHDLLTSQNWEGAGLHELIRGALHPFEAVAGHAERFLIRGENLHLQPKMALALTIALHELATNAIKYGAFSNNAGRVEISWVLVLDANGDRLVLCWQEQGGPPVIAPTHKGFGSWVLERGLAHELGGTVALEFLEQGLMCTIDIPAPVEMDV; this comes from the coding sequence TTGGAACAGCGAAAATCCCAGGAATTGTCATTATCAGAAATTGACGCGTTCCGCGATCAGCTGGGTCCGTTCGTCGTAGCTGCGGAGAAAACTCGCATGCCGATGATATTCACTGAAGTGAATCATGATCATAAAATACTATTCGCGAATGATGCGTTTTTGACACTCACCGGCTACAGGCGCGATCAGGCGCTTGGCAAGAGCTTTCATTCTTTGTTGGCCTTGGAGAGCAGGACTAAGACTCGTTCGCTTGTGGAGGCTGCGTTCCGTGGGGAGTGCGACAGTGACCCGGAAATTCACTATCGGCGAGAGAATGGTTCTGAGTTTTGGGCATCGATGTTCGTTAGTCCGGTGTGCGATGGGCAAGGCCATCCCATTCAGAACTTTGTCTCGCTAATAGATCTGACCACTCATCGACGAATGATCGATGAACTGAACCATCGGGTCAAAAACACGCTGTCAACGGTCCAGTCGATCATTTCTCAAGCAGTGCGTGATTTGCCTGAGGCCGATGCTGTGCGAGCTTCGATTGAGAGTCGTGTCCTCGCATTGTCACGGTCACATGACCTGCTAACCAGCCAAAACTGGGAAGGAGCTGGCCTGCATGAACTTATCCGTGGTGCATTGCATCCGTTCGAAGCCGTTGCTGGACATGCTGAGCGGTTCTTGATCAGGGGTGAAAATCTGCATCTTCAGCCGAAAATGGCGCTGGCACTGACGATCGCCCTCCATGAGCTTGCCACGAATGCGATCAAATATGGTGCCTTCTCAAACAACGCAGGTAGGGTCGAAATCTCCTGGGTATTGGTACTCGATGCGAATGGTGACCGACTGGTTCTGTGCTGGCAGGAACAGGGTGGACCGCCCGTGATCGCGCCGACGCATAAAGGATTTGGATCGTGGGTGCTCGAGCGCGGACTAGCCCATGAGCTAGGCGGCACTGTCGCACTCGAATTTTTGGAACAAGGCCTCATGTGTACAATAGATATACCCGCGCCCGTCGAGATGGATGTATGA